The sequence GATATTTACCGGCTTTCCTACCCTTGTGAAAAGAAGCGGATAGCGGAGGTATTGGAAATTGTGAAACTGACAGATACAGGCCGTAAGAAAGTGCGCGCTTTTTCATTGGGCATGAAGCAGCGTTTGGCCATTGCCATTGCCCTTTTGCCCGATCCTGATCTGTTGGTGCTGGATGAACCTTCCAATGGGTTGGACCCGGTGGGTATCATCGAAATGCGCAACCTGATCACAGACCTGCATACCACCCATCATAAAACGGTCATCATATCCAGTCATCTACTGGCTGAGATCGGCAAAATTGCCACTGATCTTATCATCATTCACCAGGGCAGGGTACGCTATGAAGGAAGTCTACAGGGGCTCTACCAGCTCGATCCTGCCCAAAACGATCTGGAAAATTTATTCATGCAAATTATCTCCAACCCGTTATGACACTATCATTCCTGCATAATACCAAAGCAGAATTATTAAAAACCAGCAGCACAGCTATACCCTGGCTTACCTTACTGGCAGCCGGTTTCCTGCCCGCTATCAACTGTATTATCCTGCTGGCCCGTCCGGATGTTTTAGTCAATAAGCTGCAAACTGATCCCTGGCTCATTTTTCTGCACATGAACTGGAAGAGCAATGCAGCCTTCATACTGCCCCTTTACCTTATTTTGCTGAACAATGCCATGGCGCAGATCGAATACCGGAATAATGCCTGGAAACAGGTATATGCCCTGCCACGCCGGTACACGGATATCTTCTTTTCTAAATTTATCGTCATGCTTGGTTTCCTTGCAGCTTTCTTCCTGCTTTTTCATGCCTGGATCATTGCAGGTGGTTTGGTGGCCGGATGGATCAATAAAGGATATCCATTCTCTACGCACGCTTTCCCTTTCAACGAGATGTTTATTTTATCCGCCCGTATTGGCCTGGCCGTTATGGGTGTGGCCGCTATTCAATATTGGTTAAGCCTTCGTTTCCATAATTATATCATTCCCCTTGGCATTGGGATTGGCCTGCTCATACTAGGACTGGTATTAATGGATTGGGATAAGAGTATTTACTTTCCGTATGTGTACCCCATTTTTATGTTTTATACCGGTTTGCCGGAGCGCCATGGAACGCTGTCCCTTTTGTTATGGAATTCAGGCATTGCCTTTGTGGTGGCCATCCTGGCCGGTTGGTGTGATATGTATAACAAAAAAGAAAAAGGATAGCCCGGGTATATTATTTTTACTTCATGGAACGGTCGAAAACTATGATCCCTTATTATACTGAGATCAATG comes from Paraflavitalea devenefica and encodes:
- a CDS encoding ABC transporter ATP-binding protein; amino-acid sequence: MHPPVVSIRHVSHRFGKQTILDNISLTVPAGSIYGFLGPNGAGKTTTLRLLLGLLQKQDGSIQIFGKDIATNRLELLRRTGSLIEQPSLYGHLNARENLDIYRLSYPCEKKRIAEVLEIVKLTDTGRKKVRAFSLGMKQRLAIAIALLPDPDLLVLDEPSNGLDPVGIIEMRNLITDLHTTHHKTVIISSHLLAEIGKIATDLIIIHQGRVRYEGSLQGLYQLDPAQNDLENLFMQIISNPL
- a CDS encoding ABC transporter permease — its product is MTLSFLHNTKAELLKTSSTAIPWLTLLAAGFLPAINCIILLARPDVLVNKLQTDPWLIFLHMNWKSNAAFILPLYLILLNNAMAQIEYRNNAWKQVYALPRRYTDIFFSKFIVMLGFLAAFFLLFHAWIIAGGLVAGWINKGYPFSTHAFPFNEMFILSARIGLAVMGVAAIQYWLSLRFHNYIIPLGIGIGLLILGLVLMDWDKSIYFPYVYPIFMFYTGLPERHGTLSLLLWNSGIAFVVAILAGWCDMYNKKEKG